The genomic DNA CTGCAATTCCCGGTCAGCCGCGTGGAGCGTCTGCTGCGAGAGGGTCGCTACGCCCGGCGCCTGAGCACATCCACCCCGGTCTTCCTGACCGCCGTTCTCGAGTACCTGACGGCCAACATCCTGGAGCTGGCGGGCAAGGAGGCTCTGGACAGCCACAAGATGCGCATCACCCCGGAGCACGTGCAGCGAGCCCTGGGCAGCAACCAGCACCTCAAGGGTCTCCTCGAGAACACCACCTCCCCTCGGGTGGATGGGATGCCCCGAGTTCGGAAGTGGTGATGCCCGCGCCCCCTCGTCCGGACCCCGAAGCCGCCCACAGATGAGGGAGGCGTGGCCTTGTGTCTGCACGTGACATTAAAGGAGTTAACTCCAGGGCCGTGCCTCTGACCGGTGTCTGTTTCTGTCATTGGGAGGTAGCCGGAGGTGTCTGTCAGACATCCGGGAGGAGACCTCCCACGGGAGGTGGAGGGTGGACGGGGCGGTCAGTGTGGGATGCTGGACTCGGGCGGGCATTCCGGGGAGCGGTTTCGCTGGGGACGGAGCGGGAAGCGGCCCTGAGGGAGTAGCGGGTCAGGGGGAAGAGACTTCCTCGCTGGCGCTGAGCCAGTCCAGGCTTGTGAGGCCAGGaggctggcggggtgggggtggctctCCCAGGCATGTTGAATGCCCagaaggagggtgggggctgaAGACCACGACTGAGGTGCCACAGGCCTTATTCCTGACCGGAGACCACGTGGAAGTCAGGAGGTGATGGccgtgggggtgggtggagagggtggCATAGCAGCCGACGCGCACTTAACGGGGCCAGGGCTTCGCGTGGAGATTGAAGATTGAGGAGCGACGGGGAAGCCATGAAGAGGTACACGTAGAAGGAACTATGCTCAGGTTGATTTGATGGCCTTCTACCCCGCCTCATTCCAAAAAAGGGCTCGAGGTAGGGATTATTAGCTAGTGCTGCGGTGCTCTGTGGAGTATATCCTTCCGCCCTCTCTCGCGGACACTGGTCACCCGTATAGTACTAGGAAAGGTAGCATCTGGCCTCAGACATGCGATCCTAGacgttctttttaaaaaccatttgttaacgtttctctattttgagagagagcatacagggaaggggctgaacgagagggagagggagaatcccaagggaACTCCCTACCaccggcgcagagcccgatgcggggctcgatcccaggaactgtgagatcatgaccggagccaaaaccaacagtcagaccctggactgagcctcccaggtgtcccaatcCTATGAAGTTCTTAATGGTTATTGTTAAtagatttatttagaaatatagtcCATTATAAACTCCTGTAGTAATCCCATTCTCCATGAAACACCTAACCCGTCTACGATCATATACTTGATGGAGCAACATAGAGTTATCAGTGGCCGAATACGTGTTTGGAGAGGTACAAGTGTGTTCCGTGTAAGTTCTGTCCCAAGTGCTGGACTCAGGAGGACATAGAGTTCTTACAAAGACTCTTGTGGTGTTTTGGGTTAAAAAGAGTTGTCACGTCAAGTGTTCTGGCAGTCTTTCCCCTTCCTGTGACTgtcaacatttaatattttctccgGTTCATCATGTGCTCaaggcccacccccaccccccctcccccgcagccccCTGGACTGTCACAGAGGGCTGGTCAGAGGTTGCCTAGGCAGCGTCGACAAAGGGATCAGAGGAGCTGGGTTGGCCATCCCAGTTCACCGCTTTGTGGCCATGTGATGTGGGACACTCCTCTGTTGCCTCTGAAAAGCACTTTCCcgtgtgaaatggggataataagggGTCCCCCATCTTTGGAGTTTTGCAAAGATTAAGTCATTGCGTGCCTGTCAACTGGCGCATAGCACAGCGCCCGGCACAGGGTGCGCCCTGAGTGCGTAGCTGCACGTCTCTCCCTTCCTGTAGACCACATGCTTAGGCGTGcttccccaggtgcccctggcctggaTCTCACGCGATGGCCGGGGGCCTGGGCCACTGGCTGTGAGACCGCAGCCTGCTGAACcttgggggagagacagagtggcaCGCAGAGGAAGCAGCCAGAGGTACACCCAGGAACCAGACAGGCCTCAGCCTggtttcctctctgctcccctctgcctggggactcaccctctctctgcttcctgccacCAGTATGGTGTTAAAGTATGGTGTTGGCTTAGCCTTTACCTACTTCATAGGAGTGTCCTGACAATAATAGTGTCAGGGTTGTGTTTAGAGCTGATTTGAATATGTGCTCGTACAAATCCAAGAAACTTTTCTTGCTCCACGATGCCATTCAACCAAATAGTTACAGAAACCTCACTGTCAAGATGTCTGCCTTTCCAAGTTGTGATTTATTGTAGAGAGCCAGGAAGCCCTCTTTGCCTTAGCCAAGCCCAACTGTTACTCCTGTGTTCATTTGAGTAGCAAgcaggcatctctctctctctctctctctctctctctctctctcgca from Leopardus geoffroyi isolate Oge1 chromosome X, O.geoffroyi_Oge1_pat1.0, whole genome shotgun sequence includes the following:
- the LOC123594808 gene encoding histone H2A-Bbd type 1-like isoform X2, with amino-acid sequence MSGRRRRRDRRRQRRHAVSRSRRAELQFPVSRVERLLREGRYARRLSTSTPVFLTAVLEYLTANILELAGKEALDSHKMRITPEHVQRALGSNQHLKGLLENTTSPRVDGMPRVRKW
- the LOC123594808 gene encoding histone H2A-Bbd type 1-like isoform X1, translated to MSGRRRRQHRRRQRRRRRRDRRRQRRHAVSRSRRAELQFPVSRVERLLREGRYARRLSTSTPVFLTAVLEYLTANILELAGKEALDSHKMRITPEHVQRALGSNQHLKGLLENTTSPRVDGMPRVRKW